A section of the Clostridium omnivorum genome encodes:
- the yqeK gene encoding bis(5'-nucleosyl)-tetraphosphatase (symmetrical) YqeK, with amino-acid sequence MWSEQMMEDYLKKHLKGERYEHSIRVRNTAIELADFFKENKDRAKIAGLIHDCAKNMEDEEIINIIEENGYTIDEVEQKSPNIMHGLAGAIIAKEIMGVYEQDIFNAIAYHTTGRKNMSVLEKIIYIADYIEPMRNFPGVENLRELTYKNLDEALLMSFDNTIKYVIERKQLIHYKTIEARNCLMTILL; translated from the coding sequence ATGTGGAGTGAACAAATGATGGAAGATTATTTAAAAAAACACCTAAAAGGTGAAAGATATGAACATAGTATTAGGGTAAGAAACACTGCAATTGAATTAGCTGATTTTTTTAAAGAAAATAAAGATAGGGCAAAAATAGCTGGGCTCATACATGATTGCGCAAAAAATATGGAAGATGAGGAAATAATTAATATAATTGAAGAAAATGGGTATACTATAGATGAAGTTGAACAAAAAAGTCCAAATATTATGCATGGCTTGGCAGGAGCAATTATTGCAAAGGAAATTATGGGAGTTTATGAACAAGATATCTTTAATGCAATTGCTTATCATACTACTGGTAGGAAAAATATGAGTGTTTTAGAAAAAATCATTTATATTGCAGATTATATTGAACCAATGAGGAATTTTCCTGGAGTAGAGAACCTTAGAGAACTTACATATAAAAATTTGGATGAAGCTCTGTTAATGTCTTTTGATAATACAATTAAATATGTTATAGAAAGAAAGCAGTTAATTCATTACAAAACCATAGAGGCTAGAAATTGTTTGATGACCATACTATTGTAA
- a CDS encoding LCP family protein, translating to MGNLREKTNSFRNFILIFLLLILLLGLGTTGYLYFNNFHLPFNTGKDKINPIAVKKDEPVNILLMGVDIGTPGSTAKNDPKRTDTIILLNYNPKINELNMVSIPRDTLIEISGKRRKINESHAIGGVAYLIDAVQKLLDVQVNYYGKVDYAGFRKIIDTLGGVEMKIGSNMDYDDDSQDLHIHFKKGDVVKLDGEKAEEFFRWRKNNDGTGLSDGDLGRIENQHEFISKVVDKFKSPAIITKIPSILSTVPNYIETNMSVEEMIKLGTTFGKLDKSSIKASTLKGDTDYIDGISYFIYDQNKNVQLLSKLNAKTEMVSNNNIIKRENIKVQVLNGTVKQGLAAKYAESIAKKGYSNTTTGNGQKCKKSKVTVYGMQPEAEKIIKNEFGIDNIEIMPTNEQNFDIIVLLGEDYK from the coding sequence ATGGGGAATTTAAGAGAAAAAACAAATAGCTTTAGAAATTTTATACTTATTTTTTTATTATTGATATTATTATTGGGACTTGGTACAACGGGGTATCTTTATTTTAACAATTTTCACTTACCTTTTAACACTGGAAAAGATAAGATAAATCCTATTGCAGTAAAAAAAGATGAGCCAGTAAATATACTATTAATGGGAGTGGATATAGGAACACCGGGCTCAACGGCCAAAAATGACCCTAAGAGAACGGATACCATCATACTTCTAAATTATAACCCTAAAATAAACGAGCTAAATATGGTATCTATACCCAGAGATACATTAATTGAGATTAGTGGTAAAAGAAGAAAGATTAATGAAAGTCATGCAATTGGTGGAGTTGCATATTTAATTGACGCGGTTCAGAAGCTGCTTGATGTACAGGTAAACTACTATGGAAAAGTAGACTACGCTGGGTTTAGAAAGATTATTGACACTTTAGGCGGAGTAGAAATGAAAATTGGCAGCAATATGGATTATGATGACGATTCCCAAGATCTTCATATACACTTCAAAAAGGGAGATGTTGTGAAGCTAGATGGTGAAAAAGCTGAAGAATTTTTTAGGTGGCGAAAAAATAATGATGGAACAGGTTTATCCGATGGTGATTTAGGAAGAATAGAAAATCAGCATGAGTTTATTTCTAAAGTTGTAGATAAATTTAAAAGTCCAGCAATAATTACTAAGATACCTTCCATTTTAAGTACTGTACCAAATTATATTGAGACTAATATGAGTGTAGAAGAAATGATTAAGCTTGGAACTACATTTGGAAAACTTGATAAATCAAGCATCAAAGCCTCTACTTTAAAAGGGGATACTGATTATATAGATGGGATTTCCTATTTCATATATGATCAAAATAAGAATGTACAACTACTTTCTAAATTGAATGCAAAAACCGAGATGGTAAGCAATAACAATATAATAAAAAGAGAAAATATTAAAGTTCAAGTGCTTAATGGTACAGTGAAACAAGGCTTAGCTGCTAAATATGCCGAAAGCATTGCAAAAAAAGGCTATAGTAATACAACTACTGGAAATGGTCAAAAGTGTAAAAAATCAAAAGTTACTGTATATGGTATGCAGCCAGAGGCAGAAAAAATAATTAAAAATGAATTTGGTATAGATAATATTGAAATAATGCCTACAAATGAACAAAATTTTGATATAATAGTATTGCTTGGAGAAGATTATAAATAA
- a CDS encoding RidA family protein gives MERKVINTSKAPSAIGPYSQAIKVGQMLFTSGQIPIDPATGELVNDDIKKATERVMENLKAILEEAGTSLNNVVKTVIFIKDMNNFAAINEVYGKYFTNNPPARSCVEVARLPKDVQIEIEAVALVE, from the coding sequence ATGGAAAGAAAGGTAATAAATACTTCAAAAGCACCATCTGCGATAGGTCCATATTCACAAGCTATAAAGGTAGGCCAAATGCTTTTTACTTCTGGCCAAATTCCAATAGATCCTGCTACTGGAGAACTTGTAAATGACGATATCAAAAAGGCTACTGAAAGAGTAATGGAAAATTTAAAGGCAATATTAGAAGAAGCAGGTACATCTTTAAATAATGTGGTAAAGACCGTTATATTTATTAAAGATATGAATAATTTTGCGGCTATCAATGAAGTTTACGGAAAATATTTTACAAATAATCCACCTGCAAGATCTTGTGTTGAAGTTGCAAGACTTCCAAAGGATGTACAAATAGAAATTGAAGCAGTTGCTTTAGTAGAATAA
- a CDS encoding RluA family pseudouridine synthase: protein MDNKLIFEVKESEVGMKLGEYLRKVASFSGRLIKGAAIQGRIRINGNIVKLNYVLKNKDTIEFDVVKEESQNIEPEKMDIDVVFEDNDIIVVNKSPGMVVHPTKSYQSGTLANGLLYYFKEKGENCIVRLVSRLDMDTSGLIIVAKNQFSHMALARDMQRKDFEKSYYAIVHGNMKDKKGTIDLPIYRDEEAGIRRIIDHRGQKSITHYEVVKSFNNADLVRLTLETGRTHQIRVHLSHLGHPIYGDSLYGENQDEDFINRQALHAYKLAFPHPRTSQITILETDIPDDMKCLIEKISR from the coding sequence ATGGACAACAAACTAATATTTGAAGTAAAAGAGTCTGAAGTAGGTATGAAACTAGGGGAATATTTAAGAAAAGTCGCAAGTTTTTCTGGAAGACTTATAAAAGGTGCTGCAATTCAGGGCAGGATAAGGATAAATGGAAATATAGTAAAATTAAATTATGTTTTAAAAAATAAAGATACAATAGAATTTGATGTAGTTAAAGAAGAAAGTCAGAATATTGAGCCTGAAAAAATGGATATAGATGTAGTTTTTGAGGATAATGATATAATTGTCGTTAATAAAAGTCCTGGTATGGTAGTGCACCCAACAAAGAGTTATCAGAGTGGTACTTTAGCAAATGGGCTTTTGTATTACTTTAAAGAAAAAGGAGAAAATTGCATAGTCCGACTTGTAAGTAGGTTGGACATGGATACTTCAGGTCTAATAATTGTGGCAAAGAATCAATTTTCTCATATGGCTTTAGCTAGAGATATGCAAAGAAAAGACTTTGAGAAAAGTTATTATGCAATTGTACATGGAAATATGAAAGATAAAAAAGGAACTATTGACTTACCTATTTATAGGGATGAAGAAGCAGGTATTAGAAGGATAATAGACCATAGAGGTCAAAAAAGCATTACCCATTATGAAGTAGTAAAAAGTTTTAATAATGCAGATTTGGTGAGGCTAACTTTAGAAACGGGAAGGACACATCAAATTAGAGTGCATTTAAGTCATTTAGGACACCCTATTTATGGGGATAGTTTATATGGAGAAAATCAGGATGAGGATTTTATAAACAGACAAGCACTTCATGCTTATAAATTGGCGTTTCCGCATCCAAGAACATCACAAATTACTATTTTAGAAACAGATATACCCGATGACATGAAATGTTTAATAGAAAAAATAAGTAGGTAA